The genomic segment CTTTCTTCTAGCTTACTACAACCTTTTTCAATTTCTATTTTCATTTTTTTTATTTCTGCGCTCTTGGATATAGCTACCTCCAAAGTTGGAATAAGTGATTTTTCATCTATAGGCTTAACTATGTATCCTATAGCCCCTACTTTGATAGCTTTTTCTACAAACTCTTTGCCACTATAAGCAGTTAGCAGAACTATCCCACTGGCCAAATTTTCATTTTGAATTATTTTAGCTGCATTTAATCCATCAAGAAGAGGCATCTTTATATCCATAAGCACTAAATCTGGTGAATGTTTTCTACACAATGATACTGCATCAAATCCATCTGAAGCTTCTCCTACAACATCGTATCCTGCCGCTTCTAGTATTTCTTTTAAATCCATTCTTGTAATAGGCTCATCATCGGCTATTACTATTTTTTTATTCATACTTCACCTCATAAAATAAAAATAGATTTTTAAAAAGTTTAATTCATAATATAATCCTTTAAATTTTCTAAACCAGATTTATCAAAAGCACTTATTCTAAAAATTCTTTCTACTCCTGCGCTTACTAGAACTTCTTCTGCTGCTTTTAACTTGTTTTCATCACAGCACAAATCAGTTTTTGTAATAATTCCAATAATAGGCTTTGCAAATATACTAGCAAAGCTTGGCGGGAAAATACTATCTTCCTGCGTACAATCCTGAATCATAGCGATTACATCACTATCTGCAGAAGTAACTATAAGAGCTCTATAATAAGATCTGTTTTCAATGTACTCACCAGGAGTATCTATAATTCCGTCGATAATTTCAACTGTCTGAGTTTTCTTATAATGTAACTCGTCTTCGTTTATTGCTTGAGTCAAAGTAGTTTTGCCACAATATGTTTTTCCAATTAACATTAAGGTTTTCATATATCACCTCTAAGATCTGGTTATCTTACATTCAGAAAAATCGAGTACATTACTAAGAACCTTAATAACTTCAGTAAGTGCTGACTCTACACTGCCTACATCACCAACTATAACCACTGATCCACTAAATCTATCCACAAATCCAATAGATACATCTGCCGACTTTGTTGCCACGTCTGCTGCTATAATAGAGGCCTCGCTAGGTGTTATAGTAAGTATACCTAAGGCATCCTTATGATCTGCTGTAAGTCCTAGTTTTTTATATAGATCTTTGTTGGGGTTTGCAATTAAGTGGGCTAATGTAACTTGCTTGCCAGGAACATATTCTTGTATTACTCTTTGTTTCTCTTCCATAGTATCACCACTTCTTTGAATTTTTATAAAAAAATAGGCTCACTAAAAATATAATTATATTTTTAACAAGCCTCATTGCCTTCTTTAAAATGTACACGCCATTGTGTACCTATGCTTAAATATTATACTCTTTATTCTAATTTGTCAATATGAAAAATTAATATGGAAAACGTTTTTAATATTGTTAATTTTTCCGTGCTATTTATATCAATGTGACCTATTATTTTTTATCAAAAACCCTTTCAAATAAAGCTATTATTTCCTCTATATTAGGTACTCGTGGATTCGTTTCAGTACATCTATCCTCTATAGCTATTAGGGCCATTTGTGAAACTTCTTTTTTAAAATCATCTGCCTTTATCCCTGTTTCTTTTAGCGATGTAGGCATATTTAATTCATTTAAAAGCTTATTTATAGCTGCTATTAGGCTTTTTACCCCTTGTCTAACATTTGATGATGGCAATCCTAATATTTTGGATATTTCTGAATATCTTTTAGCGGCCTTTGTATAATCATTTGAATTAAAACCTTTTAAATCTGCATTGTATTCTATTACATATGGCAGTAATATAGCATTAGTTTTTCCATGAGACACATGAAATCTTCCACCAACAATATGTGCCATTCCATGATTTAACCCTAGTGATGCATTATTAAAAGCTATCCCTGCTATACAAGAAGCATTGTGCATTTTTTTTCTTGCATCTAAATCATTACCATTCTTATAAGCTCTCATTAAATTTTCAAAAACCAATTTTATAGATTTTTCTGCTAATGCATCTGTATAATCTGTTGCTTTAGTAGATACATAAGCTTCTATAGCATGGGTTAGTACATCCATCCCTGTATCTCCTGTAATAAAATTTGGCACAGTTGTAACAAGTTCTGCATCTAATATAGCTTCGTCAGGTAGTAGTTCATCTGATACTAAAGGATATTTTATATTCTTACTTTTATCTGTAATTACAGAAAAACTTGTAACCTCTGAACCTGTTCCACTAGTTGTAGGTATAGCTATAAATTTAATTTTTTTATTATTCTTCACGCCACAATCCATACGATCATGTATCTTAGAACTAAAAGAACATATTGCTTTTGCTGCATCTATAGCAGAACCTCCACCTAGAGCTATTACTACTTCTGGATTAAATTTCATCATAACCTCTATACCTTTTACCACAACTTCGATTGGTGGGTCTGGTACAATATCTGAAAATACCATATACTGAATGTCACCCTTCGAAACTTCATCAGTAATCTTGTTTATGGCACCTGATTTTACCATAAAAGGGTCTGTAACTATAAATGCCCTTTTACAATCAAGTTGACTTAATCTTTCTAATGAACCGTCTCCGAAATATATCTGCGTTTTAATGTTAAAACTTTCCATTAATATTCTCCTTTCAGAATTAAATCATCTCCTGCGGAGCTGAAACAGCTTCGCGGAAGCTGCATTGACGACTTCAGAAGGAGATTTATACACCCACTGAAGTTTTCTATTTGTTATGGTACGTAGTTCCCGCTTATAGACGTGGGAGTCTTTCCTTCTAAACTGTCGTTAAATAAAAAAGCGCCATAGGAATCAATTCCCACGGAGCCTCAATGCTCATTTAATACACTTCATTGTGCATAATTAAAAATATAAAATTATGTTATCACTTAAATTCTATATTTTTAATTATAATATGTCAAGGATTAATAATATTACATTTTTTGTTAGTAAAAACGGATTAGGTGAGGAAGATGTTTTTATATGATACTATATATACAACAACGATAGTGTTAACACTATTCAGAATGCTTAGGAGGTCTTATAATGAATTTTCATGGAATTTTTATTGGCATTGCTGCCTTTCTTATTATTGGAGTTTTTCATCCTATAGTAATTAAAGGAGAATACTATTTTGGTAAAAAAATATGGCCTGTATTTTTAATTTTAGGAATTGTTTTTGTGCTTGTCTCATTGTATATTAAAAATACTACACTATCAGCTATAGTAGGGGTAGCTGGTTTCTCATGCATTTGGAGTATTCATGAAATTATAGAGCAAGAAGAAAGAGTTAAAAAAGGATGGTTTCCAAAAAAAACAAATAGGAAATAACTAAAACTACCCTACAGGATAGACTTTTTAAAATTGTCTACTCTATAGGGTACATTTTAGTTAGTTCCTTGCTAAAATTTTATGAAAAAGCCACTTCATCACTTATAAAGTCATTGGAATTTTTGTTGTTAAATCTGTCTAAAAGTTTGGGTATAGTCAAACTTTTCTTTTCTTCTCCGCTGATATCTAAAACTATTTCTCCACCATGAAGCATTATCAGCCTATTTCCTATATCTATGGCATAATTTAAATTATGAGTTATCATAAGTGTAGTTATATTTTTTTCACTAACTGTATTTTTAGTTAATTTTATTATATTTTCAGAAGTCTTTGGATCTAAGGCTGCGGTATGCTCATCTAAAAGCAATAAATCAGGATTAGATATAGTTGATATAAGTAGTGACAAAGCTTGTCTTTGACCACCAGATAATAAACCAACCTTTTTATTTAAGTTATTTTCAAGGCCCAAAGAAAGTCTGGATAATGATTCCTTAAATAACTCTAAATTTTTATTGTTAATGCCAGGAGTTAATCCAAATTTACTCCCTTTATTATAAGCCATTGATAAATTTTCTAATATGGACATAGAAGGAGAAGTACCTAAAGTTGGATCTTGGAATACCCTTCCTATAAATTTTGTTCTTTTATGTTCTGGAAGCGATGATATATTTCTTCCATTTAAACAAATAGAACCCTTGTCAGGTAATATTGAACCAGATATTAAATTTAATAGAGATGATTTGCCGGCACCATTGCTACCTATTACAGTAATAAAATCTCCCTTGTTTAAATGAAGGTTCAAATTATTAAATATAACTTTTTCATTTATTGTATCCTTGTTAAAAACCTTTTGAAGATTATTTATCTGAAGCAATTGGAACACCTCCTGACTTAAATTTCTTTAACATTTTAAAACTTAAATTAACCTTTCTCCCATTTAAGGACAAAGCAAATATAACAATTATACAAGTTATAAGTTTTAAATCTGTTGGAGGTAACCCTAAGTTTAAAGCAAGAGATATACTGCCTTTATATAATATTGAACCTAAAATTGCAGTAGTCGTTGGAAGCATCCATGAAGTTTTTTTGAAAATAGCTTCTCCTAATATAACAGACGCTAGACCCATAACTATAATTCCAGTTCCCATGCCTACATCAGAAAATCTTTGATATTGAGCCATCATAGAACCAGAAACTGCTACAAGACCATTTGAAAGCATAAGACCAAGTATTTTGATAGTCCCTATATCAATTCCTAAGGAAGTTACCATTTGAGAATTATCTCCTGTAGCTCTTAATATAAACCCTAGTTTTGTATTCAAAAACAAATCTAAAACTATCTTAGCTAAAATAGCAAATAAGGCAATTATGATTACTGGAGAAATATCATTAGAAAAAATAGTGCTTTGTGAAAATAATGGCACATTAGCTTTACCCATTATCCTAAGATTTATAGAATAAAGTCCTATCATAACTAAAATACCTGAAAGTAAATTTGTTATTTTAAGCTTCACATGAAGTATCCCAGTAATTCCTCCGGCCATTATGCCCGAAATAAAAGCTAAAATTAGTGATATAAAAGGATTTACACCTTTTACTAATGCGGCTGCTGTAACTGCAGCTCCTAATGCAAAAGTTCCATCTACAGATAAATCGGGAAAATCTAATATTCTATAAGTTATATAAACTCCTATAGCCATTATTGCAAAAATAAATCCTTGTTCTAGTATGTTTATGATAAGGCCATCCATTACTTAGCACCGCCCTTAACTATCACTGCTTTTGCCTTTAAATCACTTGGTATAGTAATTTTAAGTTTGCTTGCCGTATCTTCATTTATGGTAAGTGTTGATTCCTTTAAAGTTTGTATAGGCATATCATTTGGCTTTTTACCATTTATGATATCTACTGCCATAAGACCTGTCTCAAAACCAAGTTTATAGTAGTCTATACCTTCTGTAGCTAATGCACCAGCATCTACATGGGCTTTTTCAGCGCCTATTATAGGAATTCCTTTTTCAATGGATTTTAAGCTGATGAGAGGCATTGAAGATGCTACTAAGTTATCAGTTGTTGTATATAAAACATCAATTCTAGGAAGTAATGAAGCTAATGCTTGAGATATATCGTTAGAACTTGAAATCCCCACAGCTATTATTTCTAAATTCATCTTTGAACCTTGCTTTTTTGCCATTTCTACTTGAATTTCTGAATTTGCTTCACTAGTATTATATAATATACCTACCTTTTTACAGTTAGGTTTTAGTATTTTAATTAATTGAAATTGTTTATCCATAGGCAATTCATCACTAGTGCCTGTAACATTTGTATCGGGTTTGTTTAGAGATTTTACCAGACCTGATTTTACAGGATCAGTTACAGCAGTTATAAGTATAGGAATACTTTTAGTACTGTTATATGCTGCCTGTGCGCAAGGCGTTGCTATAGCATATATTAAATCCTTTTTAGTTGAAGTGAAATTGCTTGCAATAGTTTGAGCTGTTGGAATATCGCCTTGAGCATTTTGAAAGTCTATTTTTATTTTTTCACCATCTATAAACCCCTTAGAACTAAGAGCATCCATAAATCCTTTGTGAGCTTTGTCTAGTGCGGGATGTTCTACAAGTTGGATTATTCCAATACTTGTCACCTTACCAGAATTACCTTTACTTTTTGTTTTAGCAGTCGAACAACCTGCTAAAACTGAGGCACCTAAAAACAACGTGCCAATTACACATAATAATCTCTTTTTCGCTACCATACTACCATCCTCCTAAAATATTTAATTATAAAAATAAAAGCTACTGTTAAATCATCTCCTGCGGAGTCATCTCCTGCGGAGCTGCAATATTAATGACTTCAGAAGGAGCTTTATACTCCCACAATAATTTTTTCTTTGTTATAGTATAGAACTCCCACTTATAAAAGTTGGAGACTTTCCTTCTGAAATGTCATTAATTTTATAGTTAGCTTTATTTACGTCTTAATCCCTACCATTATTACACTACCATACTACCCTACTACGCTACCATACTACATGCTACAAAATACCTTAACTACATTATTATTCTATGTTAAATTTTTTATTAATCTTATAGCATTTTTTTCAAATTGTCAATATATTTCTAAAATATTAGATTTTTAAATTATAAAATTTCAGTTAATAAATATCAGGTATAGAACGATGTGAAAGTCCTATTACAACCTCATTCAAATGGAGCAAACCTATACTTAAAAATATACATACACTTATATGTTCACCAGATCTCGCTATTCCCATTTTCCCACCTACATTTAATCCGTTAGCTTTAGGTGCAACTTGGGCTAAAGCATCTTTAGTAGCACCAGCTACAGCACCCTCATGAACATGACAATCCTTTATAAGTCCACCTCTTTTTGAAGCTACAATAGCACTTTCAATTACCTTTGTAGTAAATGCAGAAAAATTACCTCCAATATCTATTGCAGTAACCAATATTCCTTTTTCTTTATAAGCTGCGATAAATTTTTCTTCACTAGCTCTTGGACATAGGGACATTTTCACAGAAATTTTAGCAATATCTGTACTTTTATGATCCATAAGTATCACCTCTAAATTAATATTTTTCAATTTTAGTATAACATATATTATACTTGCATCTAAAAGTTTTATCATTTTATATTTTTTAGGCTACGAACATGATTCCGTAGGATATAACTAAATCCAGCTCCTTACTACCTCATTGACTAACTCCTTCATTATAAATATAATATATATAATGCGCAGGGAAAGGAGCTGTAATGTATGTCACAAACCACAAAAAAAGCTTTAGCATCATCATTGAAAAAACTAATGAATACTACTCCATTAACAAAAATTACAATTAATGATATTGTTAACGACTGTGGAGTAAATCGCCGTACATTCTACTATCACTTTCAAGATATCTATGCACTTTTAGAGTGGGTTTTCGAAACTGAAGTTGCTAGTGTCATGGCAGAAAATAAAACGTATCAAACGTGGCAACAGGGATTTTTGCAAATATTTCTCTATTTAGATCAAAATCATAAAATGGTGTTAAATACCTATAATTCCGTTGGGCGTGAGTATTTGGAAACCCATTTATACAATGCAGTGTACACCCTTGTCTTTAATGTTGTTGATGAGCTCGCCGTGGACATGAAGATTTGGGAAGAAAAAAAAGAATTTATAGTTAATTTTTATAAATTTGCATTTGTAGGGTTATTGCTTGATTGGATAAGAACAAAGATGGTTAAAAATCCAGAACAACTTATCGCCGATCTCAATAATGTAATAAGTGGCGATATCCATAGAGCATTATCAAAATGCAAAATACAAAAATAGTAAACACTTTTGCCAACCATACTGTCACTGATAGTATTTTTATTTAAACATCAGAAATTGTATGTGGTAGTTATTATAAAAATATTTATAATAAAGAGAACCAGGAGGAATTAAATTTCTCCTGGTTCTCTTTTTTTATATTTAAATTAACCCTTCAAGTGTTGTGTTTTTTAAAAGTTTTTTCACAATCATCTCAGCGGGGAGAGGACGTCCACTATATAATGCCTTTGTTGCCGCAGCAATCACGCGAACATCGTATTTAGTGGGATATACATCTGGTACTTCTTTCTCAAGATTAAGTAGCGTATAAACCGCCATCATAGCTGAACGAATGGAATATTCAACTGTGAATACACAATCATCTGCAACTTCTGCAAATTGTCCTAAAAAGGCAAGATTGTTACTTCCTTTCGGAATAACGTCAGGACGATCACCCTTGACACGTGGCATAAACTGACTGGTTGTATAAGGCATCATGCAAGGGATAACATTAACGTTTTTAAGGATTTCTGGTATTTCATCTTTCTTACCCATATGGTATAAAAGTTCCGTTACAAGTTCTTCACCAGTGCAATCACACATTCTCTTTTTTACAAAATCTCCAATATTGTCAGGGAAAAGACCATAAGCCCATAGTACCAATACATTTTTAGGTTGGTCAATAAAGTGAGGCTGTCTATTACAAGTTACGCTCAAAAGCCAGCTTGAATCTTTGATAGTTATAATACCTCCTGTAACAGTTTTCCCGGAATATGGGTCATTACCTGTTAATTCCTTAAGAAGATCTGCTATTTTAGGATCCGCGCTAGTTATAGTAAAAGATTCCCATTTGCTTTTGTCTATGTCACTACAAAAAACTTCTGGTTTTCCAAATGAAGGATCTTTCTTAGCTATGTTTTTCCATAAATCCCAGCAACCTGCTGTTCCACGATTAATTGTTGCAGGCTCGTGCATACTTCCAATCGTAGAATTTTCTGTCATAGATCCATTGGTAACAAATACCAAATCATTCTCGGTTGTATGAATTATTTCTTCCTTGCCATTATGCAACAGTCGAATGGCCGTAACAGTTTTTTTATCAGTTTCTATATCAATATCCAAATCTGTAACCTGTGCATTTAGGTTAATGACTACATTTTTAGACTGCAACCATTTTTCCAAAGGAAGAATCATAGACTCATACTGGTTGTACTTTGGAAACATAATGTTTTTCATATGGCTCATTCCAGGAAGCAAGTGCATAAAACGTTGCATATATCGTTTCATTTCCACAACGCTGTGCCAATTTTCAAATGCAAACATAGAGCGCCAGAAGCACCACATATTAGTTTCTAAAAAAGATGGGTGAAAATACTGCTCAACAGTTGTGGCTCCCAAATTTTCTTCGGTTGCAAGAAGAAGCATAGTAAGTTGCTTAATATGAAGATCGTTTAATCCAAGAGAGGAAAAATCGGCCTTTTCACCACAGTTATGAAGTAACCTACAAGTCGATTCGTTAGGGTCAGCCATATTTAGCTCTCGAAATTCGTCCAAAACAGTTCGATTAGGGGCGCTTAGAGAAGGAACCGCGCTAAATAAATCCCAACAACACTCATAATGTTCTTCCATTTCGCGTCCACCGCGAACAACGTAACCGTCCTTTGCGTTTCCAGCTCCATCCATACTACCACCGATAATATGTGCTTGTTCTAAAATAGTGATATTTTTACCATCCATATGACCATCTCGAATTAAGTATGCAGCAGCCGCAAGAGAGGCTATACCTCCTCCGACTAAATATGCTTTTTTGTTTTCAATGCCTTCTGGCTTTAAAGTATTAATATTTTGAAAATTCCCCATAAATATTCATCCCCCTAAATGTTAATTAATTCATACGTCTACTAAGTAATTTACTAC from the Clostridium sp. CM027 genome contains:
- a CDS encoding EutP/PduV family microcompartment system protein, which gives rise to MKTLMLIGKTYCGKTTLTQAINEDELHYKKTQTVEIIDGIIDTPGEYIENRSYYRALIVTSADSDVIAMIQDCTQEDSIFPPSFASIFAKPIIGIITKTDLCCDENKLKAAEEVLVSAGVERIFRISAFDKSGLENLKDYIMN
- a CDS encoding ANTAR domain-containing response regulator, yielding MNKKIVIADDEPITRMDLKEILEAAGYDVVGEASDGFDAVSLCRKHSPDLVLMDIKMPLLDGLNAAKIIQNENLASGIVLLTAYSGKEFVEKAIKVGAIGYIVKPIDEKSLIPTLEVAISKSAEIKKMKIEIEKGCSKLEERKIIEKAKGLLIQRDKITEQDAYDQIRTLSMNKRCSMGDIAEAIIMSYEQ
- a CDS encoding oleate hydratase, translating into MGNFQNINTLKPEGIENKKAYLVGGGIASLAAAAYLIRDGHMDGKNITILEQAHIIGGSMDGAGNAKDGYVVRGGREMEEHYECCWDLFSAVPSLSAPNRTVLDEFRELNMADPNESTCRLLHNCGEKADFSSLGLNDLHIKQLTMLLLATEENLGATTVEQYFHPSFLETNMWCFWRSMFAFENWHSVVEMKRYMQRFMHLLPGMSHMKNIMFPKYNQYESMILPLEKWLQSKNVVINLNAQVTDLDIDIETDKKTVTAIRLLHNGKEEIIHTTENDLVFVTNGSMTENSTIGSMHEPATINRGTAGCWDLWKNIAKKDPSFGKPEVFCSDIDKSKWESFTITSADPKIADLLKELTGNDPYSGKTVTGGIITIKDSSWLLSVTCNRQPHFIDQPKNVLVLWAYGLFPDNIGDFVKKRMCDCTGEELVTELLYHMGKKDEIPEILKNVNVIPCMMPYTTSQFMPRVKGDRPDVIPKGSNNLAFLGQFAEVADDCVFTVEYSIRSAMMAVYTLLNLEKEVPDVYPTKYDVRVIAAATKALYSGRPLPAEMIVKKLLKNTTLEGLI
- a CDS encoding HutP family protein encodes the protein MDHKSTDIAKISVKMSLCPRASEEKFIAAYKEKGILVTAIDIGGNFSAFTTKVIESAIVASKRGGLIKDCHVHEGAVAGATKDALAQVAPKANGLNVGGKMGIARSGEHISVCIFLSIGLLHLNEVVIGLSHRSIPDIY
- a CDS encoding TetR/AcrR family transcriptional regulator, which gives rise to MSQTTKKALASSLKKLMNTTPLTKITINDIVNDCGVNRRTFYYHFQDIYALLEWVFETEVASVMAENKTYQTWQQGFLQIFLYLDQNHKMVLNTYNSVGREYLETHLYNAVYTLVFNVVDELAVDMKIWEEKKEFIVNFYKFAFVGLLLDWIRTKMVKNPEQLIADLNNVISGDIHRALSKCKIQK
- a CDS encoding ABC transporter permease; its protein translation is MDGLIINILEQGFIFAIMAIGVYITYRILDFPDLSVDGTFALGAAVTAAALVKGVNPFISLILAFISGIMAGGITGILHVKLKITNLLSGILVMIGLYSINLRIMGKANVPLFSQSTIFSNDISPVIIIALFAILAKIVLDLFLNTKLGFILRATGDNSQMVTSLGIDIGTIKILGLMLSNGLVAVSGSMMAQYQRFSDVGMGTGIIVMGLASVILGEAIFKKTSWMLPTTTAILGSILYKGSISLALNLGLPPTDLKLITCIIVIFALSLNGRKVNLSFKMLKKFKSGGVPIASDK
- a CDS encoding ABC transporter ATP-binding protein: MLQINNLQKVFNKDTINEKVIFNNLNLHLNKGDFITVIGSNGAGKSSLLNLISGSILPDKGSICLNGRNISSLPEHKRTKFIGRVFQDPTLGTSPSMSILENLSMAYNKGSKFGLTPGINNKNLELFKESLSRLSLGLENNLNKKVGLLSGGQRQALSLLISTISNPDLLLLDEHTAALDPKTSENIIKLTKNTVSEKNITTLMITHNLNYAIDIGNRLIMLHGGEIVLDISGEEKKSLTIPKLLDRFNNKNSNDFISDEVAFS
- the eutS gene encoding ethanolamine utilization microcompartment protein EutS, with the translated sequence MEEKQRVIQEYVPGKQVTLAHLIANPNKDLYKKLGLTADHKDALGILTITPSEASIIAADVATKSADVSIGFVDRFSGSVVIVGDVGSVESALTEVIKVLSNVLDFSECKITRS
- a CDS encoding DUF4491 family protein, whose amino-acid sequence is MNFHGIFIGIAAFLIIGVFHPIVIKGEYYFGKKIWPVFLILGIVFVLVSLYIKNTTLSAIVGVAGFSCIWSIHEIIEQEERVKKGWFPKKTNRK
- a CDS encoding 1-propanol dehydrogenase PduQ; this encodes MESFNIKTQIYFGDGSLERLSQLDCKRAFIVTDPFMVKSGAINKITDEVSKGDIQYMVFSDIVPDPPIEVVVKGIEVMMKFNPEVVIALGGGSAIDAAKAICSFSSKIHDRMDCGVKNNKKIKFIAIPTTSGTGSEVTSFSVITDKSKNIKYPLVSDELLPDEAILDAELVTTVPNFITGDTGMDVLTHAIEAYVSTKATDYTDALAEKSIKLVFENLMRAYKNGNDLDARKKMHNASCIAGIAFNNASLGLNHGMAHIVGGRFHVSHGKTNAILLPYVIEYNADLKGFNSNDYTKAAKRYSEISKILGLPSSNVRQGVKSLIAAINKLLNELNMPTSLKETGIKADDFKKEVSQMALIAIEDRCTETNPRVPNIEEIIALFERVFDKK
- a CDS encoding ABC transporter substrate-binding protein; amino-acid sequence: MVAKKRLLCVIGTLFLGASVLAGCSTAKTKSKGNSGKVTSIGIIQLVEHPALDKAHKGFMDALSSKGFIDGEKIKIDFQNAQGDIPTAQTIASNFTSTKKDLIYAIATPCAQAAYNSTKSIPILITAVTDPVKSGLVKSLNKPDTNVTGTSDELPMDKQFQLIKILKPNCKKVGILYNTSEANSEIQVEMAKKQGSKMNLEIIAVGISSSNDISQALASLLPRIDVLYTTTDNLVASSMPLISLKSIEKGIPIIGAEKAHVDAGALATEGIDYYKLGFETGLMAVDIINGKKPNDMPIQTLKESTLTINEDTASKLKITIPSDLKAKAVIVKGGAK